CATAGATTTCAGGGTGCTCAGTTTCTAACAATTCTAAAGTTTGCAGAGCGATTTCCAACGTCTGCCCAACTAAAGCATTGGTGAACGCATTATTATTGACTCGCTCGTGATATTCGTCTGGCCCCGTTACGTCTAGAACCTCGTATCTTTGCTTGTCCTCTTTGTAATAAGCGTAGGAATAGAAGAACCGGGCACATTCCAGAATAACCTCGGCCCCACCGTCGAACAGAACACTCTTGTCTCCGGTAAACTCGTAATATTGCCATATGCCATGTGCGGCATCTGCGCTTATATGAACTTGTTTATCACGGAAGTAGGTACGCATAGGGCGATCAGTAAATACATCTGTAATATTAAAGAGAGTGCAAGCATCGTCCCCGGTATCTTGGCTCTCCCAGGCATAATACGCTCCACGGAAGCCATACTCGGCTGCTTTTCTCCTAGCCCCATCCAACGTATGAACCCGGTACATGACTAGGTTCCTAGCAACATCAGGCTGACTATATAGGAAGAAAGGCAGCATGAACATTTCTGTGTCCCAGAACACCGCCCCTTTGTATACTTGACCAGATAAGCCACGAGCAGGTATGGATACTTTCTCAGACTTGGTCGGAGCAATGATATGCAGCTGATACATGCTATATCGAAGAGCGAATTGGGCATCATCATCTCCTTCAATAACAACATCCGATAATTCCCACTTGCGCTCCCAATGCTGCTCATGACGTCCAAGATGGATGCTGTAGCTTTCCTTTGAAGCCTTATGGACAAGGGAATAAACATCATCTAACGATTGCTGTTCATTGCTCGAGTCAAAGGAAATAGCAACATACTTCGTGAAGCCATATGTTTTGCCAGCCTCACAAGCTATCGATATCCCTCTATAAATAGAGGTTGAATTGTCAATATAGCCTTGTTCTACATATCCATCCCACGCAATAGCTTCTGCAATAGTTACCGGCTGTCGAAGCTCATGCGTAACGGTGGATAAGCCAATGATCCCGTCTCTCTCCGTCGTTTCATAGTTTTCGAGATGCGGTCCATTAATGTCCCATACGTCTCCATCGATTCCAGTCTGTACGATTAACTCGCAATCCTCAGAGCTGGTAATTTCAACCTTCATAACAATAAGATTAAGCTGCTCCATACTGACAAAACGCTGTGATTTCACTTCAATCTTGTTGCCACCTGGCGCTGTAAATACGGTTTGCCGTTGGAAGGTAGCATTTCGAATATTCAACGATTGTCGATGAGATTCATATGGCGTCGTAAGAAGACTTAGCTTCTCGCCATTGCAGATAAGTATAGTAGACAAGCCATTAGGCGCATTAATGGGTTCTCTCCACTGATCGCCAACTTTGTCATATAAGCCGGCTAACGTACACGCGGTTAGCTGTTCCTTCGTAAACTCCTCAAGAGTTCCCCGGTAACCCATGGCACCATTGCCAATCATGAACTTATTTCCGTTTGTCGTTATCCGATTTGGATCGAAATCAGATTCCTCTAATATCCAACTCATGCAGTGTCCCTCACCTTCAACATACGAATATGCTCCAATTATGAAGGGATTTGCACCGCTGTTACAGGAGTAATATTACCGAAATGATGATCATTTCAACCGTGTTAGCCAAGTTTGTATCGTTTCTAGCGTAAGATCAAGATTTGAACGACCTGTTACATCCACATAAGGCTCACTATCGCGAAAATAGTCCGCATGCCCCCCAATAATGGGCACATTGCGATTGTCAATTGGTGCGTACTTTTGGCGATGCCATGTCGGTAATCCTAATTTTCCAGCTCTCCAGCCACCATGTGTGCCTAACCGGGAGACCCGGTCAGGAGATTTCCCCCTGCCTCCCCGCCGAATATCCGCTGCATTAATCGTTAATACACTTGTATCTAGCTGCACGGGTATTCGACATTTTGGTGATCCAATCATTACAATGTAGCGTTCCGAACCGGAATCTTGTAGAAGCTGGGCAGCATGTAGACCTGCAATCCCTCCTCCGCTATGACCAATAAACAGGAGAGTTTGTTTTTTGGAGGAAGGCCGTTTAGATGCAATAGCCTTAAGCACCCGATTGCCTCCAATCGATTTGAATATCCGATCGGTTCCCAGTCGCATATCTGCCCTGATTTCCCATAGCTGCGGCAACACTCTTCTGCTCCAATCCCCATATGGAAACAGCAGCTCCGAATGAACGGGCTGCCCCCATGACTCTAGAAAGCTATGTAGAGCAGCTCTAAATTTCTCCATGAAATGGGGAGCGGTCGCTAGCCCTGCCATCAAATATAAACAAATCTCATTTTCCTCTTTCTCGGTCAAATCGTTCTGCATCAATAATCCTTTCCATGTCGGACGGATGGTCGTCCCGG
This portion of the Cohnella abietis genome encodes:
- a CDS encoding glycosyl hydrolase family 65 protein — encoded protein: MSWILEESDFDPNRITTNGNKFMIGNGAMGYRGTLEEFTKEQLTACTLAGLYDKVGDQWREPINAPNGLSTILICNGEKLSLLTTPYESHRQSLNIRNATFQRQTVFTAPGGNKIEVKSQRFVSMEQLNLIVMKVEITSSEDCELIVQTGIDGDVWDINGPHLENYETTERDGIIGLSTVTHELRQPVTIAEAIAWDGYVEQGYIDNSTSIYRGISIACEAGKTYGFTKYVAISFDSSNEQQSLDDVYSLVHKASKESYSIHLGRHEQHWERKWELSDVVIEGDDDAQFALRYSMYQLHIIAPTKSEKVSIPARGLSGQVYKGAVFWDTEMFMLPFFLYSQPDVARNLVMYRVHTLDGARRKAAEYGFRGAYYAWESQDTGDDACTLFNITDVFTDRPMRTYFRDKQVHISADAAHGIWQYYEFTGDKSVLFDGGAEVILECARFFYSYAYYKEDKQRYEVLDVTGPDEYHERVNNNAFTNALVGQTLEIALQTLELLETEHPEIYEDLIRRLDFKQDKENMIRMYGKLYMPQPDPNTLVIEQFDGYSKLEDIELKQLKSKILNKNEYLGGGNGLATTTQILKQADVVLMLHLFKSRYSHEVKKANWEYYEPRTEHGSSLSSCIYALVASDIGYADWAYNYFLRTATIDLTGESKQYVGTLYIGGTHPAANGGAWMAAILGFAGVHLNRGVVILNPSLPERWQSIAFSIHVSGQKFQITVSDTEAHIRSDEVNALEQSFRLGLQTIKLEPGSSHTFQYVGKGNGDELAG
- a CDS encoding alpha/beta hydrolase family protein, coding for MQNDLTEKEENEICLYLMAGLATAPHFMEKFRAALHSFLESWGQPVHSELLFPYGDWSRRVLPQLWEIRADMRLGTDRIFKSIGGNRVLKAIASKRPSSKKQTLLFIGHSGGGIAGLHAAQLLQDSGSERYIVMIGSPKCRIPVQLDTSVLTINAADIRRGGRGKSPDRVSRLGTHGGWRAGKLGLPTWHRQKYAPIDNRNVPIIGGHADYFRDSEPYVDVTGRSNLDLTLETIQTWLTRLK